From a single Silene latifolia isolate original U9 population chromosome 6, ASM4854445v1, whole genome shotgun sequence genomic region:
- the LOC141588011 gene encoding uncharacterized protein LOC141588011: MEYLSRLMTVASEFPGFKFHPLCRGIRLTHLMFVADLLLFCRGDFRSIFTIMEVFNCFTGASRLNISSDKSDIILIGIDQSTEAAILEYTGFKKGSLPFKYLGVKISHKRFSKGDCNILVDRMMKRIRGWNKKKISYSGRLVLVKSVLATIHTYWSQIFVLPAGLMDRIEALCRNFLWEGEENYNKAPLVA; this comes from the coding sequence ATGGAATACCTGAGTAGGCTGATGACTGTTGCTAGTGAATTCCCTGGTTTCAAGTTCCATCCTCTATGTAGAGGCATCAGACTCACTCATTTGATGTTTGTTGCTGACCTGCTTCTTTTTTGTAGAGGAGACTTCAGGTCAATCTTCACTATAATGGAAGTTTTTAATTGCTTCACTGGAGCTTCTCGGCTAAATATTAGTAGTGACAAATCTGACATCATTTTGATTGGAATTGATCAAAGCACTGAAGCTGCAATTCTTGAGTATACTGGCTTCAAGAAAGGGTCTCTACCATTCAAATATCTTGGTGTGAAGATCTCTCACAAGCGTTTTTCCAAAGGAGATTgtaatattttagtggacagaaTGATGAAGAGGATCAGAGGATGGAATAAGAAGAAAATTTCTTACTCAGGGAGGCTTGTTCTGGTTAAATCAGTTCTGGCAACAATCCACACTTACTGGTCTCAAATCTTTGTCTTACCTGCTGGACTGATGGACAGGATTGAAGCTCTTTGTAGGAATTTTTTGTGGGAAGGAGAAGAGAACTACAATAAAGCTCCTTTGGTGGCATAG
- the LOC141588010 gene encoding uncharacterized protein LOC141588010, translating into MTAVEKLVRWIAKKKDHLRIQWVDKVYLKGRMLMDYSPTAASSWSWRKICEWHRSVWNRFNLSKHNFNQWLIQHGRLLTLDRLGNFGSTQQTLCFLCGEKNETHQHLFHECLYAEKCYLSYING; encoded by the exons ATGACAGCAGTTGAGAAGCTGGTACGGTGGATTGCAAAAAAGAAGGACCATCTTCGGATCCAATGGGTTGACAAGGTCTATCTAAAAGGAAGGATGTTGATGGACTATAGTCCGACTGCAGCTAGCTCCTGGTCTTGGAGGAAAATTTGTGAG TGGCATAGGAGTGTGTGGAACAGATTCAATCTTAGTAAGCATAACTTCAATCAATGGTTAATTCAGCATGGTAGGTTGCTCACTTTAGACAGACTTGGAAACTTTGGAAGTACTCAGCAGACATTATGCTTTCTCTGTGGGGAAAAGAATGAAACTCATCAGCATTTATTTCATGAATGTCTTTACGCTGAGAAATGCTACTTGAGCTATATCAATGGCTAG